The Planktothrix agardhii NIES-204 genomic interval GGGATTGATTCACAAAATCATGAACTAAATTGCGGTATTCTCGCAGGGTCGTATCAACCCAATCTCGATCAACACTATTGGCAAAAATATGAACCTGCGGCTCTCCCGCATCGGGTAAAACCAGAACCCAGTTATCATCTTGGTAGTTAATTAATTTGACTCCATCAATTAATTCTAGGTTGTCGGGGGAATGGGTTTCGACTAAATGCCGCATTAATGCTCCTTTAATTGTCCAAGGACAACGCACGGTATAGCGACGATGGACGACATGGGGTAAATCCGCCCGTACTTGGGTTAGTGAGCGCTCTTGGCTGGTTAACAGTTCAATAATTTTAGCAATGGAAAACATCGCATCAAACCCGGGATGCAGTTGGGGAAAGATAAATCCCATATCGCCACTGCCACCTAAAACTACGTTAGGATTGCGGTGACAAGCTTCCATTAAGGCCGTTGGGTTTGCCTTGGTACGGATGACTTTAGCATCGTAACGACGGGCAATTTGTTCGACGGCCGAAGATGTATGCACCGGAACTACGATGGTACTGCGGGGATGGGAAGTTAAGACCATATTCACCATCAAAGAGGTTAAAAATTCCCCTCGAATGGGACTTCCGGTTTCATCTACTAACATAAATTGTTCCCCATTGGCATAAACCTGGGCTCCAAAATTAGCCCGTAGCGCTTCTACAACTCGTCCTAATTGATCGAGTAAATTTTCTCGTTCAGGAACCGATAAAGCGGTATGATTTAAACTAGCATTTAAAACCACCGCATCACAGCCAAATTTAGCTAAAAGTTGGGGTAAAATTGCCCCAGAAACCGCATAAACATAGTCAATAACTACCTTGGCGTTACTGTAGCGTAAAATTTCACTATTGATATGTTTACTAAAACTGGCACTATAAATATCTAATAAATCAACCGTATAACTGACGTTACCAATTTCAGGAATTTGCGCCCGTCTCAAATCTTCCTTGAAATAAGCCCCTTCAATTTTTTTCTCCTTGGCTTTGGTAATACTAATTCCTTTATTATCCAAAAATTCAATTAATAAATAGTCTGCCCGTTCTGGGGAGAGGCGAACGTGAATTCCCCCCGCTACATTTAAAGTAGGAATAGCCGTGCGAGTGATGGGAATGGCGGTGGCATCTAAGTTAATAATATTCACCCCAACGGACATTAAACCTGCCACTAAAGAACGAGTCACCATCCGAGAAATCGGCCGTTGATCCCGGGAAACTGCTACCAAAGAACCGGGTTTTAAAGTTGACCCAAAAGCCGCCCCCAATTTAACCGCAAATTCCGGGGTAATATCAATATTTGCTAATCCTTGCACCCCCCTTTGACCGAATAAATTGCGTTGGGCCGTATTCCCCCAAATTAAATTAATATTCAGGGTAGCCCCGGATTCGATTTTTTTACTTGGCCAGACCCGCACCCCCGGACTAATTTGGGCTTCTTCCCCGACACTGGATAAGGAGCCCACCACCGCCCCTTCGAGGACATGGGCACGACGTCCCACCCGCGCACCCCGGGCAATTACACAGGCCCGTAAATGGGCATCATCCCCAATAATCGCCCCATTCCAAATAATTGGCCGTTTGATATTGGCATCGGCCCCGATGGTGATATTATCGCCAATCACGCTTCCGGCTTCAATTTGCGCCCTCGCCCCAATGCGACAATTCCGACCAATCAAAACCGGGGTTTCGATCACGGCGGTTTCATCAATAAAGGTATTTTCTCCAATCCACAGACCCGGAGAAGGTTCGGGGTAGGCAATTTTCAGTTTCACTTTCCCCATTAAGGCATCATAATGGGCTTCTCTATAGATGTCTAAATGACCAATATCACACCAATAATTATTAGCAATAAACCCATACATGGGTATCCCTTTTTCTAGGAGTAAGGGAAATAAATCTTGGGAAAAATCACATTCTTGATCAAAGGGAAGATACTCTAAAACTTCTGGTTCTAAAATATAGGTTCCGGTATTCACCGTATCGGAGAAAACTTCACTGGCGGCGGGTTTTTCTAAAAAGCGATTAATTCGATGATTTTCGTCGGTAATGACCACACCAAACTCAATGGGGTTGGGCATTCGGGTTAGAATCAAGGTGGCTTTGGATTGTTTCTGCTGATGAAATTCTATGGCGGCAGTTAAAT includes:
- a CDS encoding mannose-1-phosphate guanyltransferase/phosphomannomutase is translated as MRAVLMAGGSGTRLRPLTCDLPKPMVPILNRPIAEHIINLLKQHNITEVIATLHYLPDVMREYFHDGSHLGVQITYAVEEDQPLGTAGCVKNIAELLDKTFLVISGDSVTDFDLTAAIEFHQQKQSKATLILTRMPNPIEFGVVITDENHRINRFLEKPAASEVFSDTVNTGTYILEPEVLEYLPFDQECDFSQDLFPLLLEKGIPMYGFIANNYWCDIGHLDIYREAHYDALMGKVKLKIAYPEPSPGLWIGENTFIDETAVIETPVLIGRNCRIGARAQIEAGSVIGDNITIGADANIKRPIIWNGAIIGDDAHLRACVIARGARVGRRAHVLEGAVVGSLSSVGEEAQISPGVRVWPSKKIESGATLNINLIWGNTAQRNLFGQRGVQGLANIDITPEFAVKLGAAFGSTLKPGSLVAVSRDQRPISRMVTRSLVAGLMSVGVNIINLDATAIPITRTAIPTLNVAGGIHVRLSPERADYLLIEFLDNKGISITKAKEKKIEGAYFKEDLRRAQIPEIGNVSYTVDLLDIYSASFSKHINSEILRYSNAKVVIDYVYAVSGAILPQLLAKFGCDAVVLNASLNHTALSVPERENLLDQLGRVVEALRANFGAQVYANGEQFMLVDETGSPIRGEFLTSLMVNMVLTSHPRSTIVVPVHTSSAVEQIARRYDAKVIRTKANPTALMEACHRNPNVVLGGSGDMGFIFPQLHPGFDAMFSIAKIIELLTSQERSLTQVRADLPHVVHRRYTVRCPWTIKGALMRHLVETHSPDNLELIDGVKLINYQDDNWVLVLPDAGEPQVHIFANSVDRDWVDTTLREYRNLVHDFVNQSQGMDHREDI